In Vitis riparia cultivar Riparia Gloire de Montpellier isolate 1030 chromosome 19, EGFV_Vit.rip_1.0, whole genome shotgun sequence, the following proteins share a genomic window:
- the LOC117909418 gene encoding (-)-germacrene D synthase-like — MNSNKENKNNYKAFFLGFPILGQNMSVLLPVTPIPTIQGVDHQEVTRSTANYPPNIWGDRFLTYTPDDTVTQECKEQKIEELKEEVRKELKASAHKSPELLKLIDSIQLLGLSYHFEREIEEALKDMYGTYSLVDDNEDLTNASLLFRLLRQEGYPVPSDVFSKFKDKEGNFKESLIGDLPGMLALYEATHLMMHGEDILEEALAFTTAHLQSLATDTNNPISKQVIRALKLPIHMGVTRVGARRYISIYQQDGSHNESLLKLAKLDFNLLQSLHRKELSEITRWWKSLEFGTKLPFARDRLVENYFWALGVYFEPRYFFALRFLTKVAIMLTTVDDIYDAYGTIEELTLLTEAIERWDASSIDQLPDYMKCFYRALLDLYEEMEQEMAKEGKLYRVHYAKELMKRQIQSYFVEAKWLNQGYIPTFDEYMSNGVVSGCCSLLSATSFVGMGDIVTKESFQWVLSRPKMIGASQIICRLMDDMASHEFEQKRVHVASSVECYMKQYGVSKQEAYDELNKQVVKAWKDINQECLKPTPVLMPIITRVLNIARMMNILYKDEDEVTHVGKQMKDLIASILIDPVPM; from the exons ATGAATTCgaacaaggaaaataagaaCAACTATAAGGCTTTCTTCTTAGGCTTTCCGATACTAGGGCAAAACATGTCTGTCTTACTTCCCGTCACTCCTATTCCAACCATCCAAGGGGTTGATCACCAGGAGGTGACTCGCTCCACTGCAAACTATCCTCCTAACATTTGGGGTGATCGTTTCCTCACCTACACTCCTGATGATACG GTAACCCAGGAATGTAAGGAACAGAAAATAGAAGAACTGAAAGAAGAAGTGAGAAAGGAGCTAAAAGCCAGTGCCCATAAGTCTCCAGAACTGCTGAAGTTGATAGATTCCATCCAACTCTTGGGATTGTCATACCACTTCGAAAGGGAGATTGAAGAAGCATTAAAAGACATGTATGGAACATATAGTCTGGTTGATGACAATGAGGACCTCACAAATGCTTCTCTCCTGTTCCGACTACTAAGACAAGAAGGTTACCCCGTTCCATCTG ATGTATTTAGTAAGTTCAAAGACAAGGAAGGCAACTTCAAGGAATCATTGATTGGTGACTTACCTGGGATGCTAGCTTTATATGAAGCTACACATTTGATGATGCATGGAGAAGACATACTAGAGGAAGCCCTGGCTTTCACCACTGCTCATCTTCAGTCCCTGGCAACTGATACAAATAATCCTATCTCAAAACAAGTGATTCGTGCACTAAAGCTGCCCATTCACATGGGCGTGACAAGAGTGGGGGCAAGGCGCTACATTTCCATCTACCAACAAGATGGTTCCCATAATGAATCTTTACTGAAGCTTGCAAAGTTGGATTTCAACCTGTTGCAGTCACTCCATAGGAAAGAGCTCAGTGAGATCACTAG GTGGTGGAAGAGTTTAGAGTTTGGGACAAAGCTACCTTTTGCGCGGGATAGACTAGTGGAGAACTACTTTTGGGCATTGGGAGTGTACTTTGAGCCTCGGTACTTCTTTGCTCTAAGGTTCTTAACGAAAGTGGCCATCATGTTAACCACTGTGGATGATATATATGATGCATACGGTACAATCGAAGAGCTCACACTCCTTACAGAAGCAATTGAAAG ATGGGATGCCAGCAGCATAGATCAACTTCCAGATTACATGAAATGCTTTTATCGGGCATTACTGGATCTTTATGAAGAAATGGAGCAAGAGATGGCCAAGGAAGGAAAATTATACCGTGTTCACTACGCAAAAGAACTG ATGAAAAGGCAAATCCAATCCTACTTTGTTGAAGCCAAATGGTTGAATCAAGGATATATACCAACATTCGATGAGTATATGAGTAATGGAGTAGTAAGTGGTTGTTGCTCTTTGCTCAGTGCCACATCTTTCGTTGGCATGGGAGATATAGTAACCAAGGAGTCCTTCCAGTGGGTGCTCAGCCGCCCCAAGATGATTGGAGCTTCACAGATCATTTGCAGGCTCATGGATGACATGGCTTCCCACGAG tTTGAGCAAAAAAGGGTGCACGTTGCTTCTAGTGTTGAATGCTATATGAAGCAATATGGTGTTTCAAAGCAGGAGGCGTATGATGAGTTGAATAAGCAAGTAGTCAAGGCATGGAAGGATATTAACCAGGAGTGCCTCAAACCTACACCAGTGCTGATGCCAATCATCACACGTGTTCTAAATATTGCCCGTATGATGAATATCTTGTACAAGGATGAAGATGAGGTCACCCATGTTGGAAAGCAGATGAAAGATCTCATTGCATCGATCCTCATAGACCCTGTGCCAATGTAA